In the Hydrogenimonas thermophila genome, TTTTATTGCAAAAATAGTAAAACTTCCAACAACACCGGTTGAGATCATCTTAGGTTCAGTTGCCTCAGCTTTTGGTTTTTTAGGTCATGGCGACAATGAACTGTTTGATTTGGTAGCAGAGTTTGGTTTTTTATATCTAATGTTTGTGGCTGGACTTGAAGTAAATGTAAAAAAGCTTCTTAAAACTGATACCAAAATTCTAAGAGCTGGATTTGCCTATTTAACTATTCTTTATGCTCTATCTATTCTTGTTGCATACCAACTTGGAATGAGTTTTGTCTTTATGGTAATCTTCCCACTAATCTCAGTAGGTCTTATTGCCGCACTCTCAAAAGAGTATGGAAAAGAGACTCCTTGGATCAAAATCTCACTGACAATAGGCATACTTGGTGAACTAATTAGTATTATTGTATTAACACTTGCTAGTGCAGGAATCCAATATGGTATAGGCATAGAGTTTTTCACAAAAATTACTACATTGGCAATTTTCATTGGCTCATTGGCACTTTTATACTATCTTTTACATCTTATTTTTTGGTGGTACCCTGAAATTAGAAATGTTATGATGCCGTACTTTGATACAAAAGAGCAGGATATCAGACTTAGTATGGCAACTCTTTTTATAATGCTGGCTATTATGATCTTTCTTGGGTTAGAAACGGCATTTGGAGCTTTTATAGCAGGTGTATTTATTGCCACTTTCTTTGCGCATAAAGAGGATTTGGAAACAAAACTTTCAAGTTTCGGTTTTGGATTTCTTGTTCCTATATTTTTTATACATGTAGGAAGCTCTTTGCCAATAGAGGCATTTGAAAAAGAGGGACTTGTTCTTTTGGCATTTATTATAGCCGGTATTATGCTTTTTGTTCGTCTAATGGCATCATTTGCTTTTATTAATTATTTTGGAGTCAAAAATTCTGCTCTTGTAGGTCTTTCTCATGCTATGCCATTAACTCTGCTCATTGCAGTAGCAACACTTGCCTATCATGCAAAAAGTATAGATAGGTTCAATTATGAAGCATTTATTTTGGCAAGTTTAATGGAAGTTATCATTGCAATGGTAAGCATAAAACTGTTAGCAAAAGAGTCATCTTTTCAAAAGTCTAAATATCAAAAGTGATAAAATTAAATATCATCGCATTTTAAAAGTATCTCATCTACAACAGTTTCAAGCGGGTGGTTGGCATTTACAGTAATTTGTGCTTGCTCTTCATAAATCTTTTCACGTAAATTAAAAAGATTTTTTGCCTTTTCTATATCTTGAAAAAGTGGTCTTTTAGCTCTTTCTTCTGGAGAGATTCTCTCTAGTATCTTTTCAAATGGTAGCTTCAAATATACTACTTTGCCTATGTCGTGCAATCTTTCAACTACCAGTGGCATTCCTCCACCAGTAGAGATGATACTTCCTTTAACACACTCAGCCATCCAGCGTGCAGACTCTTTTTCTAACTCTCTAAAATACTCTTCTCCATATTTTTCAAAAATAGAAGAGATCGCTTTTCCTTGGGCAGACTCTATTAATGTGTCAGCATCAAGAAAGTACCGTCCACTCTTTTTAGAAAGCAGTCGTCCTACACTGCTCTTTCCAGAACCCATAAAACCTATAAGAACAATATTTTCAGAGCACATCTACAATATAACCGTCATCTACTCTTAAAATTTTATATTTGTAAGATGAATCTAATGTTATAACTACTCTATAATAACCGTCGTGATTACCTATATCTAAACGTAAAAAAGGTGGTTTGTTCAAAGGTACTTTTTTAGTCAAAAAACTTGCATCTCTTTTGAAGTCAAATACAACTTTAAATGGTGCAGCTAGATGAAATGAGCGTATTTTTTTATCTTTTGTAATAATTTTTATTCTATTTTTCTGAATAAGCTGAAATGATATAAAAGGCAATGGTTTGTATATTGACTTAGAAATTCTCTTTTTTGAGCTTTTATATGTTGGTTTTAATTTGCCTTGCGTTACAATAATGGGCTTATGCCAATCGATTGATTTATCGACTTTTAAACTCTCTTTTTTTACAGAGCCATCTATAGATTGATAAAAAATAGTAACTGATTTTAAAACTCTGGCATCACTGGGCAAGTTAATACGCAGCTCTTTAAAATCAGGTACTTTTTCAATTTTATTGGCAGTTACGGGTAAGACAGTTTCATCAATTACAGGCTTAAAAGGATTCTGTCTTGCCAACGTCAAGCTATACAGAGCTATTAAAATAGTTAAAAATCTCAAGGTTCTGGCTCCAACTGTTTTAGCTCAAAATACTCTTTTTGCAATGCTGCATTTTTTGATTTGAGCGTCTTTATATACCATTCATATGATGAACGCTGCTCTTCTATACCCATCAACACCATTAGCGAATTGGGTCCAAAGAGCAGCACACCGGCATAAATTCCCAATGCTATAACAATAACCAGCGCAATAATAATACGCTGGATTGGAATACCTAAAAAGGCGATTGGTACTCGTCCCCCTGTTTCGGGAACGTCAATTTTGGGCATTACCCAAAGATCTCTTTGCCAAGATATTCAAAATAACCAAGTTCTCGCTCAATAGCAAGAAGACGGTTATATTTTGCAATACGCTCACTTCGAGCAGTTGAGCCTGTCTTAATTTGACCAGTATTTAGAGCAACTGCAAAATCTGCAATAAAGCTATCTTCACTCTCACCACTTCGGTGGCTCATTACACAAGTATAGCCATTGCGTTGAGCAAGGCGGACTGTCTGCATTGTTTCACTAACAGAGCCGATTTGGTTAGGCTTGATGAGGATTGAGTTTGCAACACCTTTACTGATACCTTCAGCAAGAATAGATGCGTTGGTTACAAACAAGTCATCTCCAACAAGCTGAATTTTTTTACCAATACGTTCTGTAAGAACTTTCCATCCATCCCAGTCATCTTCACTCAAACCATCTTCAATACTTACAATAGGATACTTGGCAATTAGCTGCTCATAGTATTCAACCATCTCTTCGCTTGTTAAAGTTCGTCCTTCACTCTCAAGACGGTAACCACCATCAGCAACAAGTTCACTGCTTGCAACATCAAGAGCAATAGAGATTTGCTCACCAGGCTTATAACCTGCTTTTTCAATAGCCTTCATAATTACTTCAATTGGCTCTTCATTACTGCTTAGATTTGGTGCAAAACCACCTTCATCACCAAGTGCAGTACTGTGTCCCATCTCATTTAAAATCTTTTTTAGATTATGGTAAACTTCAGCACTAGCTCTCAACGCTTCAGAGAACTCTTCAAATCCTGTTGGCATGATCATATACTCTTGGAAGTCAACACTGTTATCTGCATGGCTTCCACCATTAATGATATTTAGCATTGGTGTTGGCATAACCAGTGCATTTGCACCACCAAGGTATCTGTAAAGAGGCATTTTTAGGCTTTTTGCTGCAGCCCTTGCTACTGCCATAGATACGCCAAGAACGGCATTTGCTCCAATATTGCCGTAATTGTCTGTACCGTCAATCTCTTTCATAATTGCATCAATTTCACTCTGATTATATGGACTTATTCCAATCAGTTCATCAGCAATTTTGATATTGACATTATCACATGCAGTCAAAACACCTTTACCCATATATCGATCGCCACCGTCACGTAACTCTAAAGCTTCACGTTTACCAGTACTTGCACCACTTGGAACGATTGCATCAGCACTTGTTCCATCGCTTAAATGTACAGTAGCTCGAACTGTAGGGTTACCACGACTATCCATTACTTCATCAGCTCTAATATCATCAATAAATACCATTGTAATTACTCCTCTCCCGCTAATTTAATCTCTTCTTCACTCATTTCAAGCATAGTACTTCCAATACCTAATGCCTCTTTAATCTCTTCTTCTATTTGGGCAGCCAGTTCTGGATTATCTTTAAGTGTCTGCTTGGCATTTTCTCGTCCCTGACCAAGCTTTGTCTCTTTATAACTGAACCAAGCTCCGCTTTTATCGATTATATCCAACTTAACACCATAATCGATAATCTCACCCTCTTTGCTGATCCCTTCACCAAACATAATATCGAATTCAGCAATTCTAAAAGGAGGTGCAACTTTATTTTTGACAACTTTTGCTTTTACACGGTTTCCTATCTGATTTTCACCCTGCTTCAAAGTAGCAATACGGCGAACATCTACCCTGACAGAAGCATAAAATTTTAAAGCATTTCCACCAGTCGTAGTTTCAGGGCTTCCATATCCCATAGTTCCAATCTTCATACGAATCTGGTTGATGAAAATGACAGTAGTCTCCATTTTATGAAGAACACCGGTAAGCTTGCGCAGTGCCTGACTCATCAAACGTGCCTGAAGTCCGACATGCGTATCTCCCATATCACCTTCAATCTCAGCTTTTGGAGTCAATGCTGCAACAGAGTCTACAACAATTACATCTACCGCACCGCTACGGGCAATAGTCTCTACAATGTCAAGTGCCTGCTCACCAAAATCTGGCTGACTTACAAGAAGATTTTCAACATCTACACCAAGATTTTTTGCGTAACGTACATCTAGAGCATGCTCTGCATCTATAAAAGCACAAATACTGCCATCTTTTTGTGCTTCAGCGATAATTTGAAGTGCCAATGTTGTTTTACCTGAACTTTCAGGTCCGTAAATCTCGATCATCCTCCCTTTTGGAACACCACCAATACCAAGAGCCATATCAAGTCCCAACGAACCTGTACTGATAGCTTCAATTGGCTCTATCTCTTTATCACCAAGGCGCACCAACGCCCCTTTGCCAAACGCTTTATCGATCTGCTTTAAAGCAACATCTAGCGCTTTTTGTTTATTTGGATCGATCCCCATAGATACCTCACCTAAATTAAAATTAGAGATATTTTAACACTATTTCGATAAAATCAAGCAAAAAAGATAGGGTTGCCCACTTATGAGCAAAAAAAATTCAATATTTAACACTAAACATTCAACATCTATAAAAATCGCTCACTCACCTGATGCAGATGATATCTTCATGTATTATGCAATTAAATTTGGATGGGTAACTACTCCAGCTCCATTTGAAAATATTGCACTAGATATAGAAACACTCAATGAGGCTGCCATAGAAGGGACATATGATGTTACAGCAATCAGCTTTGCACTCTACCCTAAAATATGTGAAGATTTTGCATTGCTTCGTACTGCCGTAAGTTTTGGAGAGGGGTATGGGCCAAAACTCATTAAAAAAAGAGACAAAAAGCTTCGTCGTAACTTTAAAGTAGCTCTCAGCGGTCGCCATACAACCAATGCTATGCTCTTTAAAATTGCATTCCCTGAAGCAAGAATTATTTATAAAAACTTTCTGGATATAGAAAAAGCTGTTTTGGATGGAGAGGTTGATGCTGGGGTTTTGATCCATGAAAGTATTTTGGATTTTGATGAAAGTTTGGAAGTAGAGTGTGAAATATGGGATATATGGTTAGAGTTAGCAAAAAAAGAGCTTCCTCTGCCTCTTGGAGGAATGGCTATGAGAAGATCTATTCCATTAACTCGTGCAATAGCTATAGAAAAAGCACTTATAAAAGCTGTTGAGGTAGCAAATACCCATCGGGCAATGCTAGCAAAAATGCTTTTAGAACGTGATCTTGTACGCATTGATGCACCTACTTTAGATAAATATCTAGACCTTTATGCAAATGATAAATCTATTACAATGAATGATGTTCAATTAGAAGCACTTGATAGGCTTTTTCAAATAGGATATGAACATAACTTTTATGAGTGTCCAATACAAGCACGAGATTTTATGATTCCTCACGAATATATGGATAGCAGGGGGTAAATATGGAAGCAAAATTTGTTGCACTTGGTGTAGAGACACTAAAAATTGCTTTAACTCTCTCTCTGCCAATGCTGCTAAGTGGATTGATTGCAGGTTTGGCAATCAGTATATTCCAAGCAACTACTCAGATTAATGAAATGACGCTTAGTTTTATTCCTAAAATTTTGATTGTTGCTGTAGTTATGATTATGATAATGCCTTGGATGATGAATACATTGATCGATTTTACAGTTCGTCTTTTTAACATGATTAAGGATTTCCCTTTTTGAAAAAGAGAAGTATTGATTTTTCAAAATTTTCAAGCATAAAAATAGGACCAGTTGTAGATGTTACTGTTATTGAAAAAGGCGATGTACTGCCAAAAGATCATCTACTTATAGGTCATGCAAATAATTTGTTAATAAGTCCCATGCCTCCAAAACTGATGATGCTTGGCAAAGATTTTGACTATATTAAAATTGAAGATGAACGCTTAATAATTGGAGCTGCAACACCAACGGGAAAGATTTTGTCATTTTGTAAAAAGTTTGATATTGGCGGATTTGAGTATGTGGCAAAACTTCCAGGTACGCTTGGTGGGATGCTTGCTATGAATGCAGGTGTAAAATCGTATGAAACATTTAACACTCTTTTAGAGGTTAAAACTGATATTGGCACTTTTGCCAAAGAAGAGATTGAGCATGGATATCGTTATGCCAATCTGCCTGGTATTGCACTGGAGGGTACTTTTAAGTTTGAAAAAGGATTTAACAAAAATCTTGCTGAACAACTTTTGCAGCTTAGAACAAATCAACCACAATTGCCAAGTGCAGGTAGTGCTTTTAAAAATCCTCCGGGTGATTATGCAGGTCGCCTTATAGAAGCAGTTGGGCTGAAAGGAGAGCGTATAGGCAATATGGCGTGGAGTGATATGCATGCAAATTTTCTTGTTAATCTTGGTGGTGGTATATTTGATGATGCCATAACTCTTATTGAGCTTGCTAAAAAAAGAGTTTTTGATATGTTTAATATTGAATTAGAAATTGAAATTAAGATAATATGATTAGTTATAAAAATGATATAATAATTTAGGTTTAATTTTATCACTGGTTCACAAATAGGTTGCAATAAGTGTAGGAGTGAAGGTAGTAAAACTGAATTAAAAAAAGTTGGAGTATTCTAATGATTGAAAAAATTATAAAAAAAATAAGATCTCTTCCTCCTCTTCCAGAAAGCGTTCAAAGAGTACGAGAAGTTTGTTCTAATCCTGAAGGTACTGTAAAAGATTTGATTCCTGTTATAAAACAGGATCCAATGTTTACAGCTGATATTTTAAAAGCTGCAAACTCTCCTCTTTATGGTTTCAGTAAACAGATAGCATCTATAGATCAGGCAGTATCACTGTTTGGAATGGGGACAATACAAGGGTTTGCAATTGCTTATGCGATGAGGAAAAGTTTTTCTGTTGATCTTTCAGTATATGGCATAAATTCAAATGATTTAACTAATGTTTCAACTATGCAGAATGCGCTAATATGTAATTGGGGTAAATTTCAAGTATTTACATATAAAGATGAGATGACAACCCTCTCTTTAATTATGGAACTTGGAAAAATGATAGCTGCAAAAATTATTGAAGAGAACAATAAAACAGAGATTTTTAAAGATGAAATGTCAAAAGTACGAACTTATAAAGAGATACTAGGTGTTGAAAAAGAGTTTTTATCAATTTCTAGTGAACAAATAAATGCAATGATGTTTAAACATTGGAAATTTAGCGAGACAATGATTGAAATCATGCAACATATTGTAGAGCCTGAAAAAGCAGATGAAGATGTTAAAAAGCATACACAGATTTTAAGGGTAGCTAAAGAGGCAATACCAGTAACATCTCCATTATGTGAAAAATCTATTGGACTAGCATTAGAAAAATGTAAAGAGTATAAGTTGGATTATCAAAGTTTAAATAGTGAAATCAAGGCACTAAAATCCTTAATAGCTAGCTAAAATATTTTGTTCAACTATTACCATAAAATTAGAGCTATGGTACTAGTTAAAACAATAGCAATAATATTAAACACAAATCCAAACTTTGCCATCTGTTTAATAGTTAAAACACCACTACTCATTGCAATAGCATTTGGAGGAGTGGCAATAGGCAACATAAATGCATAACTTGCGCATATTGTAGCTACCATTAAGATCAAGTAAGTATCAATACTTGAAACTTTTCCTAATGCATAAATAATTGGTAATGCTATAGAAGTAAGTGCTGTATTGC is a window encoding:
- a CDS encoding menaquinone biosynthesis family protein, producing the protein MSKKNSIFNTKHSTSIKIAHSPDADDIFMYYAIKFGWVTTPAPFENIALDIETLNEAAIEGTYDVTAISFALYPKICEDFALLRTAVSFGEGYGPKLIKKRDKKLRRNFKVALSGRHTTNAMLFKIAFPEARIIYKNFLDIEKAVLDGEVDAGVLIHESILDFDESLEVECEIWDIWLELAKKELPLPLGGMAMRRSIPLTRAIAIEKALIKAVEVANTHRAMLAKMLLERDLVRIDAPTLDKYLDLYANDKSITMNDVQLEALDRLFQIGYEHNFYECPIQARDFMIPHEYMDSRG
- a CDS encoding HDOD domain-containing protein, whose protein sequence is MIEKIIKKIRSLPPLPESVQRVREVCSNPEGTVKDLIPVIKQDPMFTADILKAANSPLYGFSKQIASIDQAVSLFGMGTIQGFAIAYAMRKSFSVDLSVYGINSNDLTNVSTMQNALICNWGKFQVFTYKDEMTTLSLIMELGKMIAAKIIEENNKTEIFKDEMSKVRTYKEILGVEKEFLSISSEQINAMMFKHWKFSETMIEIMQHIVEPEKADEDVKKHTQILRVAKEAIPVTSPLCEKSIGLALEKCKEYKLDYQSLNSEIKALKSLIAS
- the recA gene encoding recombinase RecA codes for the protein MGIDPNKQKALDVALKQIDKAFGKGALVRLGDKEIEPIEAISTGSLGLDMALGIGGVPKGRMIEIYGPESSGKTTLALQIIAEAQKDGSICAFIDAEHALDVRYAKNLGVDVENLLVSQPDFGEQALDIVETIARSGAVDVIVVDSVAALTPKAEIEGDMGDTHVGLQARLMSQALRKLTGVLHKMETTVIFINQIRMKIGTMGYGSPETTTGGNALKFYASVRVDVRRIATLKQGENQIGNRVKAKVVKNKVAPPFRIAEFDIMFGEGISKEGEIIDYGVKLDIIDKSGAWFSYKETKLGQGRENAKQTLKDNPELAAQIEEEIKEALGIGSTMLEMSEEEIKLAGEE
- a CDS encoding AMIN domain-containing protein; translated protein: MRFLTILIALYSLTLARQNPFKPVIDETVLPVTANKIEKVPDFKELRINLPSDARVLKSVTIFYQSIDGSVKKESLKVDKSIDWHKPIIVTQGKLKPTYKSSKKRISKSIYKPLPFISFQLIQKNRIKIITKDKKIRSFHLAAPFKVVFDFKRDASFLTKKVPLNKPPFLRLDIGNHDGYYRVVITLDSSYKYKILRVDDGYIVDVL
- a CDS encoding shikimate kinase, which encodes MCSENIVLIGFMGSGKSSVGRLLSKKSGRYFLDADTLIESAQGKAISSIFEKYGEEYFRELEKESARWMAECVKGSIISTGGGMPLVVERLHDIGKVVYLKLPFEKILERISPEERAKRPLFQDIEKAKNLFNLREKIYEEQAQITVNANHPLETVVDEILLKCDDI
- a CDS encoding UDP-N-acetylmuramate dehydrogenase, coding for MKKRSIDFSKFSSIKIGPVVDVTVIEKGDVLPKDHLLIGHANNLLISPMPPKLMMLGKDFDYIKIEDERLIIGAATPTGKILSFCKKFDIGGFEYVAKLPGTLGGMLAMNAGVKSYETFNTLLEVKTDIGTFAKEEIEHGYRYANLPGIALEGTFKFEKGFNKNLAEQLLQLRTNQPQLPSAGSAFKNPPGDYAGRLIEAVGLKGERIGNMAWSDMHANFLVNLGGGIFDDAITLIELAKKRVFDMFNIELEIEIKII
- a CDS encoding cation:proton antiporter, encoding MTNDVLIIVTLSLLIWVAPFIAKIVKLPTTPVEIILGSVASAFGFLGHGDNELFDLVAEFGFLYLMFVAGLEVNVKKLLKTDTKILRAGFAYLTILYALSILVAYQLGMSFVFMVIFPLISVGLIAALSKEYGKETPWIKISLTIGILGELISIIVLTLASAGIQYGIGIEFFTKITTLAIFIGSLALLYYLLHLIFWWYPEIRNVMMPYFDTKEQDIRLSMATLFIMLAIMIFLGLETAFGAFIAGVFIATFFAHKEDLETKLSSFGFGFLVPIFFIHVGSSLPIEAFEKEGLVLLAFIIAGIMLFVRLMASFAFINYFGVKNSALVGLSHAMPLTLLIAVATLAYHAKSIDRFNYEAFILASLMEVIIAMVSIKLLAKESSFQKSKYQK
- the fliQ gene encoding flagellar biosynthesis protein FliQ, which gives rise to MEAKFVALGVETLKIALTLSLPMLLSGLIAGLAISIFQATTQINEMTLSFIPKILIVAVVMIMIMPWMMNTLIDFTVRLFNMIKDFPF
- the eno gene encoding phosphopyruvate hydratase, producing MVFIDDIRADEVMDSRGNPTVRATVHLSDGTSADAIVPSGASTGKREALELRDGGDRYMGKGVLTACDNVNIKIADELIGISPYNQSEIDAIMKEIDGTDNYGNIGANAVLGVSMAVARAAAKSLKMPLYRYLGGANALVMPTPMLNIINGGSHADNSVDFQEYMIMPTGFEEFSEALRASAEVYHNLKKILNEMGHSTALGDEGGFAPNLSSNEEPIEVIMKAIEKAGYKPGEQISIALDVASSELVADGGYRLESEGRTLTSEEMVEYYEQLIAKYPIVSIEDGLSEDDWDGWKVLTERIGKKIQLVGDDLFVTNASILAEGISKGVANSILIKPNQIGSVSETMQTVRLAQRNGYTCVMSHRSGESEDSFIADFAVALNTGQIKTGSTARSERIAKYNRLLAIERELGYFEYLGKEIFG